One candidate division KSB1 bacterium DNA window includes the following coding sequences:
- the mnhG gene encoding monovalent cation/H(+) antiporter subunit G encodes MIRETIGLILIGIGVTFDFLGVLGLVRLPDVYNRLQAATKCVTFGSAGILFGVFIQQGFSSFGFKALLGIAFIFLTSPVAAHAIARAAHRNRIPLTPLTVVDQYEADHELK; translated from the coding sequence ATGATTAGAGAAACCATCGGTCTGATTCTCATCGGCATCGGCGTGACGTTCGATTTTCTCGGCGTGCTTGGGCTTGTCCGCCTGCCGGACGTCTATAACCGCCTGCAGGCAGCCACCAAATGCGTGACCTTTGGTTCCGCCGGCATTCTTTTCGGCGTCTTTATTCAGCAGGGATTTTCCAGCTTTGGTTTTAAAGCCCTGCTCGGCATTGCTTTTATCTTTTTGACTTCGCCGGTAGCCGCTCACGCCATTGCCCGAGCCGCCCATCGGAACCGGATTCCTTTGACGCCGTTGACGGTCGTCGATCAGTATGAAGCCGACCATGAACTAAAGTGA
- a CDS encoding 4Fe-4S binding protein → MFLPKLREVKEALVSLFSAPYTSPFPAKPHIPEPEFRGLPRYDAENCVGCGACAQVCPPAAITMVDDPAARRRTLTVNYASCIHCGQCQEKCITGKGIRLTNEYSISAMNLKAPELFESVEKEVVVCEACGRVIAPCDQLLWIKERLGAKAYAHPGILLQTQRMVSEVQPTPVKSRIRREDQIKFLCASCRHQVVVADEF, encoded by the coding sequence ATGTTTCTGCCGAAACTTCGCGAAGTCAAAGAGGCGCTGGTTTCTCTTTTTTCTGCTCCTTATACTTCGCCTTTCCCGGCTAAACCGCACATACCGGAGCCGGAATTCCGCGGCCTGCCGCGTTATGATGCCGAAAACTGCGTCGGTTGCGGCGCCTGTGCGCAAGTTTGTCCTCCTGCAGCCATTACCATGGTCGACGATCCGGCTGCTCGACGCCGAACGCTGACCGTGAATTATGCATCCTGCATTCACTGCGGTCAATGCCAAGAAAAGTGCATCACCGGCAAGGGGATCCGTCTGACAAACGAATACTCGATTTCCGCCATGAACCTCAAAGCGCCGGAACTTTTCGAAAGCGTGGAAAAGGAAGTTGTGGTGTGTGAAGCCTGCGGCCGCGTCATCGCTCCCTGCGACCAGCTGCTTTGGATTAAGGAGCGGCTGGGCGCCAAAGCGTACGCCCATCCTGGAATCCTGCTGCAGACGCAGCGCATGGTCTCCGAAGTTCAGCCGACACCGGTCAAATCGCGTATTCGTCGCGAAGATCAGATCAAATTTTTGTGCGCTTCCTGCCGTCATCAGGTTGTCGTTGCCGATGAATTTTAG
- a CDS encoding hydrogenase maturation protease, translated as MNFSEFLASFAVQPDKIVFVGLGNPARSDDAAGLLFLEQLSKRPELAGAHFIAAGTNPENYLEKILQAEPQLVVFIDAVDGPRPPGEIFWIAPDELDSAGMSTHAFSLRMIERYLLAHVPLEVRYLGIQAATTRVGSGLSDFVMKSLDAFFAGT; from the coding sequence ATGAATTTTAGCGAATTCTTGGCCTCTTTCGCCGTTCAGCCGGACAAAATCGTTTTTGTCGGCTTGGGAAACCCTGCCCGCAGCGACGATGCGGCAGGGTTGCTTTTTCTTGAGCAGTTGAGCAAACGACCGGAGCTCGCAGGCGCTCATTTTATTGCGGCGGGAACCAATCCCGAGAACTATTTGGAAAAAATTTTACAGGCCGAGCCGCAGCTGGTTGTGTTTATCGATGCCGTTGACGGCCCAAGACCGCCTGGAGAAATATTTTGGATCGCTCCGGATGAACTGGACAGCGCGGGCATGAGCACACACGCATTCAGCCTGCGCATGATCGAGAGGTACCTCCTGGCGCACGTTCCGCTCGAGGTGCGTTACTTGGGCATTCAGGCAGCCACAACGCGCGTCGGCAGCGGCCTTTCGGATTTTGTGATGAAAAGCCTTGATGCTTTTTTTGCAGGGACCTAG
- a CDS encoding T9SS type A sorting domain-containing protein — LKVVILDKDGNAVDGVPVLFQKLEEPVQLNGAVVGSEPVLTGAAGEAGIAAARLTLGEKAGEYIIRAICASLPGQSVTFTVHARPDVAYYLSKHSGDFQTMTRGRRLVYPVVAKVTDRFQNPVSGISVDFAPADQFSGSVAFSSVISDSNGLVPNWWTIGSANENRLFFQKIGLRPWPAGSINQFTAYGVDNRFPQFTGMSRDTTIVYGNPFTLQLRAIDEDGDALRFTVYEKPSTAVFDAASARLRWTPSFNEIGFWTVKFRVDDNRMPSGFAVDSMKIRVISKIKIIDWTPFEPYLKIPESGAQRFCVTVVDQNPNSIVRYDWYLDEEKQPISNSCFTLNASAVAKKLHTVKVIVDDGVSQDQHTWSIKVKVELSSFTATTVPFAGVQLDWKTAEGGSIGFDVLRSSTKNGEYLKLNGELIKSNSGAFTFIDTTAVAGNTYFYKLEELDLAGIRTQSEPLMASVELPKEFMLLQNYPNPFNPKTAIRFQLPRPAKTKLVIFNIRGQEVRTLVNERLEAGYHSITWDGLNDENLQVGSGIYYYRIQAEEYSATKKMVLVR; from the coding sequence ACTCAAAGTCGTAATCTTGGATAAAGACGGCAATGCAGTCGACGGTGTGCCGGTTCTGTTCCAAAAACTGGAAGAGCCGGTGCAGCTGAACGGCGCAGTTGTCGGCAGCGAGCCGGTCCTGACCGGCGCAGCCGGCGAGGCGGGAATCGCTGCAGCGCGTCTGACGCTCGGTGAAAAAGCCGGCGAATACATCATCCGCGCCATCTGCGCCTCTCTACCGGGACAGAGCGTGACGTTTACCGTGCACGCTCGGCCCGATGTTGCATATTATTTAAGCAAGCATTCGGGAGATTTTCAGACCATGACCCGCGGTCGCCGGCTGGTTTATCCTGTAGTCGCCAAAGTGACCGACCGCTTCCAAAATCCGGTCTCCGGTATCTCGGTGGACTTTGCGCCGGCGGATCAATTCAGCGGCAGCGTGGCTTTTTCGAGCGTCATCAGCGACAGCAACGGGCTGGTGCCCAATTGGTGGACCATCGGTTCTGCGAATGAAAACCGCCTCTTTTTCCAAAAGATCGGCTTACGGCCGTGGCCGGCCGGCAGCATCAACCAATTTACCGCGTACGGCGTCGACAACCGGTTTCCGCAATTCACAGGCATGAGCCGCGATACGACGATCGTCTACGGCAACCCCTTCACCCTCCAGCTGAGGGCCATCGACGAGGACGGCGATGCACTGCGCTTTACCGTGTACGAAAAGCCGTCTACGGCGGTTTTCGATGCCGCTTCAGCGCGCCTCAGATGGACGCCGTCTTTTAATGAAATCGGTTTCTGGACCGTCAAGTTCCGCGTCGATGACAATCGCATGCCGAGCGGATTTGCCGTCGATTCGATGAAAATCCGTGTCATCTCGAAAATCAAAATCATCGATTGGACGCCGTTTGAGCCGTATCTGAAAATACCGGAAAGCGGCGCGCAGCGATTCTGCGTCACCGTGGTCGATCAAAATCCCAACAGCATTGTCCGTTACGACTGGTATCTCGACGAGGAAAAGCAACCGATTTCCAATTCCTGCTTTACGTTAAATGCCTCGGCGGTTGCAAAAAAGCTGCATACCGTTAAAGTAATTGTGGACGACGGCGTTTCTCAAGACCAGCATACGTGGAGCATCAAAGTCAAGGTGGAATTGAGCAGCTTTACGGCGACGACCGTGCCCTTTGCCGGGGTTCAGCTGGACTGGAAGACCGCCGAAGGCGGCAGCATCGGCTTTGACGTGCTGCGCAGTTCGACCAAGAACGGCGAATACCTCAAGCTCAACGGCGAGTTGATCAAGAGCAACAGCGGCGCCTTTACCTTTATCGACACGACAGCCGTAGCCGGCAACACCTATTTCTATAAATTGGAAGAATTGGACCTTGCAGGCATCCGCACTCAGAGTGAACCTCTGATGGCGAGCGTCGAGCTTCCGAAAGAGTTCATGCTGCTGCAAAACTATCCCAACCCCTTCAACCCCAAGACCGCTATTCGTTTCCAGTTGCCGCGACCGGCAAAAACCAAGCTCGTCATCTTTAATATTCGTGGACAAGAAGTGCGGACGCTGGTCAATGAACGGTTGGAGGCAGGGTATCATTCCATAACATGGGACGGGCTGAATGACGAAAATCTCCAAGTCGGATCAGGTATTTATTACTACCGCATCCAGGCGGAGGAATACTCGGCGACGAAAAAGATGGTTCTAGTGCGCTAA
- a CDS encoding GDSL-type esterase/lipase family protein → MRNQSIRKAILIGYSFLLGLTFPLSAQQWRIMAVGNSITAGKDGITGVEGNGFRKYLYDDLRAAGVDFALVGGRGNSPYNGHFVSGAKIDWFLPGGSMDIKNALDAYQPNIVLVHLGTNNTSDTPGPYTQDYTAAGKLRKLVNDQIAKDPNVKHILLCKIIPKLDANFQEIAQIRQFNREIELMFFNNALSSKVVIVDMYSAINPTRNDLPDGIHPIDAGYQKMALEYSRVIKALIRSDSSAPNPVDVISSAVSSEPAVVLEWYTPSDQGGGIVNMYEVRYLIDQEISAANFENGQVVYMNRPGRNNYSGGREQRRITENILAGRTYYFGIRVYDQANNRSTVRRFDPVTIPAQLAQPGIEFVDEFTSPDLKGWNAAPSYAAVNGVLKNTDAASAWKNLAILSSIKYTPSAEYVKAGVRFATTAAYTDLSGTGIAMLLDSDDYRIASGYMIRVRDDISLYTIVNGQVLGNAINSTKPTSKPAKGDTLYVVYRNNPSANSFEVLKNGVTIGTVQDTQKRYGKAAQLYSGVILYGSLGNEIDSYFLNIPQLEPRMMAVYGEPPLFGEVDKKMGAPLSVRVLDINGVGVANVPVDFRVKSGVPAFLSADSVCQSFDGYIYIEAESGIIEAPMIRAFDQNASNGRYIYSRTFGSGKAIYAIWVPCTGSYDMILRVIAPDDNSNSVFWAIDDTTVFNRIDFPDKPTVWTWASRNRVSGIPLSEGFHKLYIKGREPNLRIDKILLTRYSGFTPQGQGGTPPRFANITDERGIVSTNVTFGNQAGQVVIEAYSDGVPSGSNLVEFPAITVNAGTPNTFTAASSLVIQGEAGRLLPEPFKVKVTDRYGNNRRGELVIFQVQQGSGTFNGMATQKSFTDEFGIAEAVLKLGFENQTIVKAYLNDYPAFEPILFTGAAETGTVPFAVSNQTGADRFESAVNVRLPDSLRVRIVNQRGIPYRGYPVPFAITRGDGRLNDLYTSVIDSTDADGIAAVSWTIGRKAGVDSHQVQVRVPLNGSPIIFTATARPDPPNELQLISGNDQQQGAGKQFPEPLRVRIIDQYSNGIVNYRVRFTVVSGYGNFSNKLIGGSRDTTVVTNADGYAQVYYTAGNVAGNEQVKAEGAESTPLPLKNFRIFQLRVTPPLPQRLAIESGNNQTQTVGFPLSQPFAVKVLNPFGNAMGAGIRVLFQIKEGNSTFNNQQSLETTTDAAGIARATMTLGTIAGLHKAVVSLPDFADVAPIEFTATAQPAAAAVLKAVQPGNLRFSAQAGSGPIQLIVQVTDLYGNPRAGQAVAFTVENGAYFQTAGGFLKITQVTTDAKGQAAVNYVMGQQTGVINLIKAVALKPGGEHLAGSPLTFEGTVLPGPPVSMRRVKEYSQAIPVRRTYPDSLMIELKDIHQNPVPEIDVLFTVRNRFGGNINGLQQVNVSTNAYGRAGVLYTMGSRAGAFSDTVLVSVPGYSLQTERILLTALPDDPYKISIVGDSTWVVKLGAGANAKTPTVRVTDAFDNPIGGRPVTFTVVSGNSSINGAASYVTPTLPDGQASAPWLLKSTTPEQHLLSVSCEYNGSPLLNSPKLFRATVIAGDASRIVRVSPAVDRIDAVAKSAMTIVVSVQDAFGNGIANNPVKFSVTYPASGERGFFVRYGQAVTDYQTTSNAQGFAQAIFYPIIGTNIITIGGGDDQPIPKIALNINGIPARATRIRLLNPRQMEATAGDSIIVRVEAYNAEGALVDGHPIDFVVVGNSGHLSNRFSVNRKMTTNGFAQESWMVGTRVGVVNKLRVSGGEGIQGSPDSILVTLRPSAPFADSSSVRISAPEGITTDDDSKALVTVRVADRYGNPISGRRVRLTTESPFAILEQPTFETNTKGEAYGWLRATKVGIVAVGAALQDDPNFRIAAAQVRVKAGRAAKIAVPEGESDRFTVNVGAIVGRPLRVQVRDKYDNLVQRASAEVMFELQAGTGEFITPTGRVKTTSVLVDSNGIASVVYKAGNQVEICMIKAKLVNPTVAGAELSLIGMARAPLLPYSIRKVSGDSLRVPVGSLSPAPLMVQVLDAEGLPVWSGTAPSVQFKTISGQVEFSGGPLASSDEYGRAVKSFRLLAGGRHTIAAQVFGGEAFVLFTAAAQAGAPQQMAPAVPL, encoded by the coding sequence TTGAGAAACCAAAGCATCCGCAAAGCTATCCTTATCGGTTACAGCTTTCTTTTAGGATTGACTTTTCCTTTGTCCGCTCAACAATGGCGCATCATGGCCGTCGGCAATTCCATCACCGCCGGCAAAGACGGCATAACCGGTGTTGAAGGCAACGGCTTTCGGAAATACCTCTACGACGATTTGCGCGCCGCCGGTGTCGATTTTGCATTGGTCGGCGGCCGCGGCAACTCTCCCTATAACGGCCACTTTGTCAGCGGTGCCAAAATCGACTGGTTCCTGCCCGGCGGCAGCATGGACATTAAAAACGCGCTCGATGCTTATCAGCCCAACATCGTTCTGGTTCATCTGGGCACCAACAACACCAGCGATACGCCGGGGCCTTACACGCAGGACTATACGGCGGCCGGGAAACTCCGAAAGTTGGTTAATGACCAAATTGCCAAAGATCCGAACGTTAAGCACATCCTACTGTGCAAGATTATCCCCAAATTGGATGCCAACTTTCAGGAAATCGCGCAAATCAGGCAGTTCAACAGAGAAATCGAACTGATGTTTTTCAACAATGCGCTGAGCAGCAAAGTCGTCATTGTCGACATGTACTCGGCCATCAATCCTACGCGCAATGACCTGCCCGACGGCATCCACCCCATCGACGCGGGTTACCAGAAAATGGCGCTGGAATATTCCCGCGTCATAAAGGCGCTCATCCGCAGCGACAGCTCTGCTCCCAATCCGGTTGACGTCATCTCTTCGGCGGTTTCGAGCGAGCCGGCAGTGGTGCTGGAATGGTACACGCCCAGCGATCAAGGCGGCGGCATTGTGAATATGTATGAGGTGCGCTACCTGATCGATCAGGAAATCAGCGCCGCCAATTTCGAGAACGGCCAGGTCGTCTATATGAATCGCCCGGGCCGCAACAATTATTCGGGCGGACGTGAACAGCGCCGTATTACCGAAAATATTTTAGCCGGCAGAACGTACTATTTCGGCATCCGTGTCTATGACCAGGCCAACAACCGAAGCACAGTTCGCCGGTTCGATCCCGTCACGATTCCGGCGCAGCTTGCGCAGCCCGGCATCGAATTCGTCGACGAGTTCACTTCACCCGATTTAAAAGGCTGGAACGCCGCTCCGTCTTATGCGGCTGTCAATGGCGTGCTCAAAAACACCGACGCCGCTTCAGCCTGGAAAAATCTCGCAATTTTGTCTTCCATCAAATACACTCCCTCGGCTGAATATGTAAAAGCCGGCGTCCGCTTTGCGACGACCGCCGCCTACACCGATCTGAGCGGTACCGGCATCGCCATGCTGCTCGACTCGGACGATTACCGCATCGCCTCCGGCTATATGATCCGCGTACGCGACGACATTTCCCTCTATACCATCGTCAACGGTCAGGTGCTCGGCAATGCCATCAACTCGACCAAACCGACCAGCAAGCCGGCAAAAGGGGATACGCTTTACGTAGTCTACCGTAACAATCCGTCCGCCAATTCCTTCGAAGTTTTGAAAAACGGCGTTACCATCGGAACGGTGCAGGATACGCAGAAACGCTACGGAAAAGCGGCGCAGCTTTATTCCGGCGTGATCCTTTACGGCAGTTTGGGGAATGAAATCGACAGTTATTTTCTCAACATTCCACAGCTCGAGCCCCGCATGATGGCCGTCTACGGAGAACCGCCGCTTTTTGGTGAAGTAGACAAAAAAATGGGGGCGCCGCTTTCGGTCAGAGTGCTCGACATTAACGGCGTGGGCGTGGCCAATGTGCCGGTCGACTTTCGCGTCAAATCGGGCGTTCCTGCGTTCCTCAGCGCCGACTCGGTCTGTCAATCCTTTGACGGCTATATTTATATCGAAGCCGAGTCCGGCATTATCGAAGCGCCGATGATCAGAGCCTTTGATCAAAACGCCTCCAACGGCCGCTATATTTATTCAAGAACGTTCGGCAGCGGCAAGGCCATTTATGCGATTTGGGTTCCTTGTACCGGTTCCTATGACATGATTCTGCGCGTCATTGCTCCGGACGATAATTCCAACTCGGTCTTTTGGGCTATCGACGACACCACCGTCTTTAACCGAATCGACTTTCCCGACAAGCCCACGGTGTGGACTTGGGCAAGCCGAAATCGGGTGAGCGGTATTCCGCTTTCGGAAGGGTTTCACAAGCTTTATATCAAAGGGCGCGAGCCGAATCTGCGCATCGACAAAATTCTTTTGACCCGCTACAGCGGCTTTACACCGCAGGGTCAGGGCGGAACTCCGCCCCGCTTTGCCAACATTACCGACGAGCGCGGCATCGTATCGACAAACGTGACGTTCGGCAATCAAGCCGGTCAAGTTGTCATTGAGGCCTATTCGGACGGCGTGCCGAGCGGCAGTAATCTCGTCGAATTTCCGGCCATAACCGTCAACGCCGGTACGCCGAACACCTTTACCGCCGCCTCATCTTTGGTGATTCAGGGCGAAGCGGGAAGACTCCTGCCGGAGCCGTTTAAAGTCAAGGTGACCGACCGTTACGGCAACAACCGTCGCGGCGAGTTGGTCATCTTTCAAGTCCAGCAAGGCAGCGGCACGTTCAACGGCATGGCAACCCAAAAATCTTTTACGGACGAATTCGGCATTGCCGAGGCGGTATTAAAACTTGGTTTTGAAAACCAGACGATTGTAAAGGCATATCTGAACGACTATCCTGCATTCGAACCGATTTTATTTACCGGCGCCGCCGAGACTGGAACCGTGCCGTTCGCCGTCAGCAATCAGACCGGCGCCGATCGTTTCGAGTCGGCGGTCAATGTGCGGCTGCCGGATTCGCTGCGTGTGCGCATCGTCAATCAGCGCGGTATTCCTTATCGAGGCTATCCGGTTCCCTTTGCGATCACGCGCGGCGACGGCAGATTGAACGATCTTTATACCTCGGTCATCGATTCGACCGATGCGGACGGCATTGCCGCGGTTTCGTGGACGATCGGGCGAAAAGCCGGAGTCGATTCGCATCAGGTACAGGTCAGGGTGCCGCTCAACGGATCGCCTATCATTTTCACGGCTACGGCGCGTCCCGATCCGCCCAACGAGCTGCAACTGATATCCGGTAATGATCAGCAGCAGGGAGCCGGCAAACAATTTCCGGAACCGCTGAGGGTGCGGATCATCGACCAGTACTCCAACGGCATCGTCAACTATCGCGTTCGTTTTACGGTCGTCAGCGGCTACGGAAACTTTTCCAACAAACTTATCGGCGGAAGCCGAGATACAACGGTCGTTACCAATGCCGACGGCTACGCTCAAGTTTACTATACGGCCGGTAACGTGGCGGGCAACGAGCAGGTCAAGGCCGAAGGTGCCGAAAGCACGCCTTTGCCGTTAAAGAATTTCCGCATCTTTCAGCTGCGGGTGACGCCGCCTTTGCCGCAAAGACTGGCAATCGAGAGCGGCAACAATCAGACGCAAACCGTCGGCTTTCCTTTGAGTCAACCCTTTGCCGTCAAGGTGCTGAATCCGTTCGGCAATGCTATGGGTGCAGGCATTCGGGTTCTCTTTCAAATTAAAGAAGGCAACAGCACCTTCAACAACCAGCAGTCGTTGGAGACGACCACAGATGCCGCAGGCATCGCGCGCGCGACCATGACGCTCGGCACCATCGCCGGTCTTCATAAGGCGGTCGTCTCGCTGCCCGACTTTGCCGATGTGGCGCCGATTGAATTCACGGCCACAGCCCAACCGGCGGCAGCGGCCGTTCTGAAGGCGGTGCAGCCGGGCAATCTCCGCTTTTCCGCGCAGGCGGGAAGCGGTCCCATTCAGCTCATCGTACAGGTGACCGATCTGTACGGCAATCCGCGTGCAGGACAAGCGGTCGCTTTTACGGTCGAAAACGGCGCCTACTTTCAGACCGCGGGGGGATTTCTTAAAATCACGCAGGTAACCACCGACGCCAAAGGACAGGCGGCGGTCAATTATGTCATGGGGCAGCAGACCGGTGTCATCAACCTGATTAAAGCCGTGGCGTTGAAACCAGGCGGCGAACATCTTGCGGGCAGTCCCTTGACCTTTGAAGGCACCGTCTTGCCGGGACCGCCCGTCTCCATGCGCCGAGTTAAAGAGTACAGCCAGGCGATTCCCGTCCGCCGAACGTATCCGGATTCTCTGATGATCGAACTCAAAGACATTCATCAGAATCCGGTGCCGGAGATCGATGTCTTGTTTACGGTGCGAAATCGTTTCGGCGGCAACATCAACGGCCTTCAGCAGGTGAACGTTTCCACGAATGCGTACGGCCGCGCCGGTGTCCTCTACACCATGGGCAGCCGTGCGGGAGCTTTCAGCGATACCGTTCTGGTGAGCGTGCCCGGTTATTCCCTGCAGACCGAAAGAATTCTGTTGACCGCTTTGCCGGATGACCCTTACAAGATTTCCATCGTCGGCGACAGCACATGGGTGGTCAAGCTGGGAGCAGGCGCGAATGCGAAAACGCCGACCGTCAGAGTGACCGATGCTTTTGACAATCCAATCGGCGGTCGACCGGTGACCTTTACCGTCGTGTCCGGCAACAGCAGCATCAACGGCGCGGCAAGCTATGTCACACCGACTCTGCCCGACGGTCAAGCTTCGGCGCCTTGGCTGCTCAAAAGCACGACGCCGGAGCAGCATCTGCTTTCGGTCAGCTGCGAATATAACGGCTCGCCTCTGCTGAATTCGCCCAAGCTCTTTCGCGCCACGGTCATCGCCGGAGACGCCAGCAGAATCGTCCGCGTTTCACCCGCCGTCGACCGCATCGACGCCGTCGCCAAGTCCGCCATGACGATTGTTGTGTCCGTTCAGGACGCCTTCGGCAACGGCATCGCCAATAATCCGGTAAAGTTTTCAGTGACTTATCCGGCGAGCGGCGAACGCGGTTTCTTTGTCCGTTACGGACAAGCCGTAACCGACTATCAGACGACGAGCAACGCCCAGGGATTTGCGCAGGCGATCTTTTATCCGATCATCGGCACCAACATCATTACCATCGGCGGCGGCGACGACCAACCCATTCCCAAGATCGCGCTGAACATCAACGGCATTCCGGCCAGGGCGACCCGCATTCGACTGCTCAATCCGCGGCAAATGGAGGCGACCGCGGGCGACAGCATCATCGTTCGCGTTGAGGCCTACAACGCCGAAGGCGCATTGGTCGACGGCCACCCGATCGACTTTGTCGTCGTCGGCAATTCCGGCCACTTGTCGAACCGTTTCTCCGTCAACCGCAAGATGACGACAAACGGATTTGCGCAGGAAAGCTGGATGGTCGGTACGCGGGTCGGTGTGGTCAACAAGCTGCGTGTCAGCGGCGGCGAAGGAATTCAGGGATCGCCCGACAGTATTCTGGTCACATTGCGACCGTCGGCGCCCTTTGCCGACTCTTCTTCGGTGCGGATTTCCGCTCCTGAAGGCATTACCACGGATGATGACTCGAAGGCGTTGGTGACCGTAAGAGTGGCTGACCGCTACGGCAATCCGATCAGCGGTCGACGCGTGCGTTTGACCACGGAATCACCCTTTGCGATATTGGAGCAGCCGACTTTTGAAACCAATACCAAAGGTGAGGCCTACGGCTGGCTGCGGGCCACCAAAGTCGGCATAGTGGCCGTCGGCGCTGCGCTTCAGGATGATCCGAACTTTCGCATCGCCGCGGCGCAAGTGCGGGTCAAGGCAGGCAGAGCGGCAAAAATAGCCGTTCCTGAAGGCGAAAGCGATCGTTTTACGGTCAACGTCGGCGCAATTGTAGGCCGACCGCTGCGGGTCCAAGTCCGCGACAAGTACGATAACCTGGTCCAACGGGCTTCGGCGGAGGTGATGTTCGAGCTGCAGGCCGGTACCGGCGAATTCATCACTCCAACCGGACGCGTCAAAACCACAAGCGTCCTGGTCGACTCTAACGGCATTGCTTCGGTCGTTTACAAAGCCGGCAACCAGGTAGAAATCTGCATGATCAAAGCCAAGCTCGTCAATCCGACAGTAGCCGGAGCCGAGCTTTCGCTCATCGGTATGGCGCGTGCGCCGCTTCTGCCCTATTCGATCCGCAAGGTCTCCGGCGACAGCCTCAGGGTGCCGGTCGGTTCGCTTTCTCCCGCGCCCTTGATGGTCCAAGTTCTCGATGCCGAAGGACTGCCGGTGTGGAGCGGAACTGCGCCTTCCGTGCAGTTCAAGACGATCTCCGGACAGGTCGAGTTTTCAGGCGGTCCGCTTGCTTCTTCTGATGAATACGGCCGCGCGGTTAAATCCTTTAGACTGTTGGCCGGCGGCAGGCATACCATAGCGGCTCAGGTTTTCGGCGGCGAAGCGTTTGTATTGTTCACCGCTGCAGCGCAGGCCGGTGCGCCGCAGCAGATGGCACCGGCCGTCCCGCT
- a CDS encoding DUF3467 domain-containing protein has product MTNHQPQQINIEIGEKEAEGIYANLAIISHSPAEFVMDFTRVLPGIPKSKIYARIIMTPQHAKSLLLALKDNIAKYEAQYGEIKIVNEPSRTGTSIGFQPQGSSDSSQSHEPATL; this is encoded by the coding sequence ATGACGAATCATCAGCCGCAGCAGATCAACATCGAAATCGGCGAAAAAGAAGCGGAAGGAATCTATGCCAACTTGGCGATCATCTCTCATTCTCCGGCCGAGTTTGTCATGGATTTTACCCGTGTTCTGCCCGGTATTCCAAAATCGAAAATCTATGCGCGCATTATCATGACACCTCAGCACGCCAAATCGCTGCTGTTGGCATTAAAAGACAACATCGCCAAATACGAGGCGCAATACGGTGAGATCAAGATCGTGAATGAACCGAGCCGAACCGGTACGTCGATTGGATTTCAACCGCAGGGGAGCAGCGATTCCAGCCAATCGCATGAGCCGGCGACATTATGA